A genome region from Marinifilum sp. JC120 includes the following:
- a CDS encoding class I SAM-dependent methyltransferase codes for MDDFKKNIEKSRNTDEQLKFYDQLSNFIESPEPSTMKKVQNFPVFATRQNITTFIEKYEIYKLVKNIPGSIVECGVAAGSGLMTFAHLCSIFEPYHYTRKIIGFDTFEGFTSIANEDKSSSAKHMLEGGLNFGGYETLKEAISLYDKNRTLGHIPKVELVKGDLCKTFAEYLEQNPSLVIGLLYMDVDLYKPTKEVLKLAWERIPKGGVLVFDEINHKDYPGETIAAMEQLGIGNLRMQRLDISAMLSYCIKE; via the coding sequence ATGGACGATTTCAAAAAAAACATCGAGAAAAGCAGAAATACCGATGAACAGTTAAAGTTCTATGACCAGCTTTCAAATTTTATTGAGTCACCAGAGCCGAGCACAATGAAAAAAGTACAGAATTTCCCTGTATTTGCAACTCGCCAAAACATTACCACTTTTATTGAGAAATACGAAATTTACAAGCTGGTCAAAAACATCCCAGGATCTATCGTTGAATGCGGAGTTGCTGCCGGAAGCGGACTGATGACCTTTGCTCATCTCTGCTCTATTTTTGAACCATACCACTACACTAGAAAAATAATCGGCTTCGACACATTCGAAGGATTTACCTCCATTGCAAACGAAGACAAATCAAGCTCTGCAAAACATATGCTGGAAGGTGGACTTAATTTTGGAGGTTATGAAACTCTAAAGGAAGCCATCTCATTGTACGATAAGAACAGAACCTTGGGGCATATCCCCAAGGTTGAGCTGGTTAAAGGCGATCTCTGTAAAACCTTTGCAGAATACCTCGAACAGAACCCCAGTCTTGTGATCGGATTACTCTACATGGATGTCGATTTGTATAAACCAACCAAAGAAGTACTTAAGCTTGCTTGGGAGAGAATACCCAAAGGCGGGGTTCTTGTTTTTGATGAGATCAACCATAAAGATTATCCGGGCGAGACAATTGCAGCAATGGAACAACTTGGAATCGGCAACCTGCGTATGCAAAGACTCGATATCAGCGCAATGCTTTCCTACTGTATAAAAGAATAA
- a CDS encoding fructose-bisphosphate aldolase, with protein MNGTNRRLQRLFDKESGNALILALDHGANEGMIEGLGSIQSILESLPASGVQGVILNKGLARHYGHLVPTDVNLIIQLNAGTRHGSPSYNKNIICSISEALRLGADAVSMHVNIGNELEDRMLVDLGEITDEAHQFGIPVLATVLARGNQIVNEHDSSLVAHCIRIGAELGPDIVAVPYPNNGDTFMKAVAASPIPVLVTGGPLGQNLEGALNNTAEGLKSGCKGCCIGRNIFQTENPIESMEKFAEIAHKNATISGD; from the coding sequence ATGAACGGAACAAACCGCCGCCTGCAAAGGCTTTTTGACAAGGAAAGTGGAAACGCGCTGATACTGGCCCTCGACCACGGAGCCAATGAAGGCATGATCGAAGGACTTGGTTCCATCCAGTCCATACTCGAATCCCTGCCTGCCTCCGGTGTTCAGGGAGTAATCCTCAACAAAGGGCTGGCCAGACATTACGGACACTTAGTACCCACCGATGTAAATCTGATCATCCAGCTTAATGCCGGAACAAGACACGGCTCTCCTTCCTACAATAAAAACATCATCTGTTCCATCTCTGAAGCCTTGCGTCTCGGTGCGGATGCGGTTTCCATGCATGTGAATATCGGTAATGAACTGGAAGACCGCATGCTGGTGGATCTTGGCGAAATAACCGATGAAGCGCACCAATTCGGTATCCCGGTACTAGCGACTGTCCTTGCAAGAGGCAACCAGATCGTCAACGAGCACGACTCCAGCCTTGTGGCCCACTGTATCCGCATCGGCGCGGAACTGGGACCGGACATCGTAGCCGTGCCCTACCCCAACAACGGGGATACTTTCATGAAGGCAGTAGCAGCCAGCCCGATTCCGGTACTGGTCACCGGAGGGCCGCTGGGGCAGAATCTGGAAGGTGCTCTAAACAACACCGCAGAGGGTCTAAAATCAGGCTGCAAGGGTTGTTGCATAGGCCGAAACATTTTCCAGACTGAAAACCCCATTGAGAGCATGGAAAAGTTCGCAGAAATCGCACATAAAAACGCAACTATTTCAGGTGACTAG
- a CDS encoding RsmB/NOP family class I SAM-dependent RNA methyltransferase, giving the protein MTTDLRTFRLVCSPKNVETVEELLRAQGFEFRPEPFYSMARILEKEPFPLGESVAARFGRIYIQDRSSMLPPLMLNPAEGDVVLDMCAAPGSKTGLLARLVGREGFVLASEPSSDRLALLRQNLRKTQAVNTATVHYESQKLPLPPSSWKTIQLDPPCSGWGTLNKNPKAMEVWKGEKTIPLVNLQRKLLSKAHELLAPGGRLVYSTCTTNVQENEEQTRFATEELGFKLFDLPRPEGFTIAAPLLPNMDGVLRVDGSGGGQGFYLCGLRKPGNEEPQIPETCNPPGKKINIKKTEFPGSVDLSALPDGEIYEFKGKAMFLNKHALEILPKELRWQGFHIGKLNRDKFKPDPFGRCLLPEKPDSSALVIEKAQDITNLLAGQSLSAPAKGKGPVGLYYKDMLLGFTGKKGPRYVWTDK; this is encoded by the coding sequence ATGACTACAGATTTAAGAACATTCAGACTGGTCTGCTCCCCGAAAAATGTGGAAACAGTGGAAGAACTGCTTCGCGCGCAAGGTTTTGAATTCAGGCCGGAACCATTCTATTCCATGGCCCGCATTCTGGAAAAGGAACCTTTTCCGCTGGGCGAATCAGTAGCCGCAAGATTCGGACGAATCTACATACAGGACCGCTCATCCATGCTGCCACCGCTCATGCTTAACCCGGCAGAAGGGGACGTTGTGCTTGATATGTGCGCTGCTCCCGGAAGCAAAACCGGGCTGCTGGCCCGTTTAGTAGGACGTGAAGGATTCGTTTTAGCCAGCGAACCTTCCAGTGACCGTCTGGCCCTGCTGCGTCAGAACCTGCGCAAAACTCAGGCCGTTAACACCGCCACTGTTCATTATGAATCACAAAAACTGCCCCTACCGCCCTCAAGCTGGAAAACCATCCAGCTCGACCCGCCATGCAGCGGCTGGGGAACCCTAAATAAGAACCCCAAGGCCATGGAAGTATGGAAGGGTGAGAAAACAATCCCGCTGGTTAACCTGCAACGCAAGCTGCTGAGCAAGGCTCATGAACTGCTGGCCCCCGGCGGACGGCTGGTCTACTCCACCTGCACCACCAACGTGCAGGAAAACGAGGAGCAGACCCGTTTTGCAACCGAGGAACTGGGTTTTAAACTTTTTGACCTGCCCCGCCCCGAAGGATTCACCATTGCCGCCCCGCTCCTGCCTAATATGGACGGAGTACTGCGTGTGGACGGTTCCGGCGGTGGACAGGGGTTCTACCTCTGTGGACTACGTAAGCCGGGCAATGAAGAACCGCAAATCCCGGAGACCTGCAATCCTCCGGGCAAAAAAATTAATATTAAGAAGACAGAATTTCCCGGCTCAGTGGATCTTTCCGCTCTGCCGGATGGCGAGATATACGAATTCAAAGGCAAGGCCATGTTTCTGAACAAGCATGCCCTTGAAATCCTACCCAAAGAATTGCGCTGGCAGGGATTCCACATCGGAAAACTGAACAGGGACAAGTTCAAGCCCGACCCGTTCGGACGCTGCCTGCTACCTGAAAAGCCGGACAGTTCGGCACTGGTAATTGAAAAAGCGCAAGACATAACCAATCTGCTGGCCGGACAAAGCCTCTCCGCCCCGGCTAAAGGCAAAGGCCCGGTAGGGCTTTACTATAAAGACATGCTACTCGGATTTACCGGAAAAAAAGGCCCCCGGTACGTCTGGACAGACAAATAA